From a single Azospirillaceae bacterium genomic region:
- a CDS encoding IS256 family transposase, translating into MTDPMMALRVMLEKGADADVLRQMIGFAAERLMELEVQELTGAGHGERSADRLVQRNGYRDRDWHTRAGTVELHIPKLRKGSYFPGFLEPRRMAEKALTAVIQEAYIQGVSTRAVDDLVQAMGMTGISKSQVSRLCEEIDGRVKTFLERPLEGDWPYLWIDATYVKVRQNGRIVSVAVTIAVAVNTNGRREILGMDIGTSEAETFWVEFLRKLKRRGLGGVKLVVSDAHEGIKAAVARVFRATWQRCRVHFMRNALAHAGKQGRRVVAAFIGTAFAQDDATAARTQWRQVADQLRPKVGKLAALMDEAEEDVLAFMSFPAAHRAKLHSTNPIERLNGEIKRRTEVVGIFPNEDAITRLVGAVLMEINDEWAVQRGRYMTLETIAAVGDDPTIMLPTVAA; encoded by the coding sequence ATGACCGACCCGATGATGGCGCTGCGCGTGATGCTTGAAAAGGGCGCAGACGCCGATGTCCTGAGACAGATGATCGGCTTTGCCGCCGAGCGACTGATGGAACTGGAGGTTCAGGAGTTGACCGGTGCCGGCCACGGCGAACGGTCGGCCGACCGCCTGGTTCAGCGCAATGGCTACCGTGACCGCGATTGGCATACCCGCGCCGGCACGGTGGAACTGCACATCCCCAAGCTGCGCAAGGGCAGCTACTTCCCAGGCTTCCTGGAGCCCCGCCGCATGGCGGAGAAAGCGCTGACCGCCGTGATCCAGGAGGCCTACATCCAGGGCGTCTCCACCCGCGCGGTGGACGACCTGGTCCAGGCCATGGGCATGACCGGCATCTCCAAGAGCCAGGTCAGCCGGCTGTGCGAGGAGATCGACGGCCGGGTTAAGACCTTCCTGGAACGGCCGCTGGAAGGCGACTGGCCCTACCTGTGGATCGACGCCACCTATGTGAAGGTCCGCCAGAACGGCCGCATCGTCTCCGTGGCCGTCACCATCGCCGTGGCGGTCAATACCAACGGTCGGCGAGAGATCCTGGGCATGGACATCGGCACCTCGGAAGCCGAGACCTTCTGGGTAGAGTTCCTGCGCAAGCTCAAACGCCGCGGCCTGGGTGGCGTCAAGCTGGTCGTCTCCGATGCCCACGAGGGCATCAAGGCCGCTGTCGCCCGCGTATTCCGTGCCACCTGGCAGCGTTGCCGTGTCCACTTTATGCGCAACGCCTTGGCCCACGCCGGCAAGCAAGGCCGCCGTGTGGTGGCTGCCTTCATCGGCACCGCCTTTGCCCAGGATGACGCCACCGCCGCCCGGACCCAGTGGCGCCAGGTCGCCGATCAACTCCGACCCAAGGTCGGCAAGCTCGCCGCCCTGATGGACGAGGCCGAGGAGGACGTCCTGGCCTTCATGTCCTTCCCCGCCGCCCACAGGGCAAAGCTGCACAGCACCAACCCCATCGAACGCCTCAACGGCGAGATCAAGCGCCGTACCGAGGTCGTCGGTATCTTCCCGAACGAGGACGCCATCACCCGCCTGGTGGGTGCCGTCCTCATGGAGATCAACGATGAATGGGCAGTTCAGCGCGGTCGCTACATGACCCTGGAAACCATCGCCGCCGTCGGCGATGATCCAACCATCATGCTGCCCACTGTCGCCGCATGA
- a CDS encoding DUF2282 domain-containing protein yields the protein MQTTHRTGTRFGLGLIVATAVAGATLAAAPAKAADVEKCYGIVKAGHNDCKTDTNSCAGHATKDRDPNAFVAVPTGTCAKIAGGSTEPAKK from the coding sequence ATGCAGACCACTCACCGCACCGGCACCCGTTTCGGCCTGGGCCTGATCGTCGCCACCGCCGTGGCCGGCGCCACCCTCGCCGCCGCCCCCGCCAAGGCCGCCGATGTCGAGAAGTGCTATGGCATCGTCAAGGCCGGCCACAACGACTGCAAGACCGACACCAATTCCTGTGCCGGCCACGCCACCAAGGACCGCGACCCCAACGCCTTCGTGGCCGTGCCGACCGGCACCTGCGCCAAGATCGCCGGCGGCAGCACCGAACCCGCCAAGAAGTAA
- a CDS encoding DNA-binding domain-containing protein, with protein MPTPLERQRALRDWILGGDGTPPLPNAGLHHDNTLGGLAAALALSFPVVSRLVGEDCFAGLARAFIRRHPPCEAPLLRYGREFPAFLAARPVAALPPYLSDIARLEAAWNHAFHAPEADALEPAALAALGEEAERAILRLHPSHRFVVSDWPVDLIWQNNLDIPGRDAVRLLLVRPNAEVLMKRLSPGALAFLMGVAAGQPLGTAWDGALALEADFDLRHELTGLLAMRAFFGVHLP; from the coding sequence ATGCCGACGCCGCTTGAACGCCAACGGGCGCTGCGCGACTGGATCCTGGGCGGCGACGGAACGCCGCCCTTGCCCAACGCCGGCCTGCACCACGACAACACCCTGGGTGGGCTGGCGGCGGCCCTGGCCCTGAGCTTCCCGGTGGTGAGCCGGCTGGTGGGCGAAGACTGTTTCGCCGGCCTGGCGCGGGCCTTCATCCGCCGGCACCCGCCATGCGAGGCGCCGCTGCTGCGCTACGGCAGGGAATTCCCTGCCTTCCTGGCCGCCCGCCCAGTGGCGGCCCTGCCGCCCTATCTGAGCGACATCGCCCGGCTGGAAGCGGCGTGGAACCATGCCTTTCACGCGCCGGAAGCCGATGCGCTGGAGCCGGCCGCCCTGGCGGCGCTGGGTGAGGAGGCGGAACGTGCGATCCTGCGCCTGCACCCCAGCCACCGCTTCGTCGTGTCGGACTGGCCGGTGGATTTGATCTGGCAGAACAACCTGGACATTCCGGGCCGGGACGCCGTCCGCCTGTTGCTGGTCCGCCCGAACGCGGAGGTGCTGATGAAGCGCCTGTCCCCCGGCGCGCTGGCCTTCCTGATGGGCGTGGCAGCGGGACAGCCGCTGGGCACGGCCTGGGACGGCGCGCTGGCCCTGGAGGCCGATTTCGACCTGCGACACGAACTGACCGGCCTGCTGGCGATGCGGGCTTTTTTCGGAGTGCACCTGCCATGA
- a CDS encoding DUF692 domain-containing protein yields the protein MTITGIGLKARHTADLLAGRPRLRFLEIHAENYMGSGGPPHRWLTALREAYPLSIHGVGLSLGGAEPLDTRHLADLAALIDRYQPEFVSEHLAWCRLDGAYLNDLLPIPYTDASLALMAEHVDQAQSALGRRLLVENPSSYIRFPESDWDEAAFLVELARRTGCGLLLDVNNVHVSAHNVGLDAAAYLAALPVGLVGEIHLAGHAVIEHEGRPVLLDSHGAPVADAVWDLYRAALARLGLIPTLIERDAEVPPLADLLAEVATAETIAWALQKENGHADAA from the coding sequence ATGACCATCACCGGCATCGGGCTGAAGGCCCGCCACACCGCCGATCTGCTGGCCGGGCGCCCCCGCCTGCGTTTCCTGGAAATCCATGCGGAAAACTACATGGGATCCGGCGGGCCGCCCCACCGCTGGCTGACCGCCCTGCGCGAGGCCTATCCCCTGTCCATCCACGGCGTCGGCCTGTCGTTGGGCGGGGCGGAGCCGCTGGACACCCGCCATCTGGCCGACCTGGCGGCCCTGATCGACCGTTACCAGCCCGAGTTCGTGTCCGAGCATCTGGCGTGGTGCCGGCTGGACGGCGCCTATCTCAACGACCTGCTGCCCATCCCCTACACCGACGCCAGCTTGGCGCTGATGGCCGAGCATGTGGACCAGGCGCAATCGGCCCTGGGGCGCCGGCTGCTGGTGGAAAACCCGTCCAGCTACATCCGTTTCCCCGAAAGCGACTGGGACGAAGCCGCCTTCCTGGTGGAACTGGCGCGGCGCACCGGCTGCGGCCTGCTGCTGGACGTCAACAATGTCCATGTCAGCGCCCACAATGTCGGCCTGGACGCGGCCGCCTACCTGGCGGCCCTGCCCGTCGGCCTGGTGGGGGAAATCCACCTGGCCGGGCACGCCGTGATCGAGCATGAGGGCCGCCCCGTCCTGCTGGACAGCCACGGCGCGCCGGTGGCCGACGCGGTGTGGGACCTGTACCGCGCGGCCCTGGCCCGCCTCGGCCTGATCCCGACGCTGATCGAACGCGACGCCGAGGTGCCACCCCTAGCTGACCTGCTGGCGGAGGTGGCGACAGCGGAGACGATCGCGTGGGCTTTACAGAAGGAAAACGGCCATGCCGACGCCGCTTGA
- a CDS encoding LysR family transcriptional regulator, with the protein MNQVRYFVALCETLNFTKAAEQCGVAQPSLTKAIQKLEDELGGPLFARERSLTHLSDLGRLMRPHLEAVFHASESAKLEARSFGKLERGRVRLGVMCTIGPTRLVDFLKRFRAALPSVEVALRDAPGREVLGLLIGGELDAALLGLPNLPERVETKPLYQERYTIAFAPGHRFEAMDVVPLKELDREDYLNRVNCEYPQHFDALGIPDPADVRVCYESEREDWIQAMILAGMGCAIMPEFLPMLPGIATRPVVEPELSRTVSLATIAGRRHSPALKEFIALARRHEWGGHI; encoded by the coding sequence ATGAACCAAGTCCGGTACTTTGTGGCCCTGTGTGAGACGCTGAACTTCACCAAGGCGGCGGAGCAGTGCGGCGTGGCCCAGCCGTCGCTGACCAAGGCCATTCAGAAGCTGGAGGATGAACTGGGCGGGCCGCTGTTCGCGCGCGAGCGCAGCCTGACCCACCTGTCCGACCTGGGCCGCCTGATGCGCCCGCACCTGGAGGCGGTGTTCCACGCCAGCGAATCCGCCAAGCTGGAGGCGCGGAGCTTCGGCAAGCTGGAACGGGGCCGGGTGCGCCTGGGCGTGATGTGCACCATCGGCCCCACCCGGCTGGTGGACTTCCTGAAACGCTTCCGCGCCGCCCTGCCCTCGGTGGAGGTCGCACTGCGCGACGCGCCGGGACGCGAGGTGCTGGGCCTGTTGATAGGGGGGGAACTGGACGCCGCTCTGCTGGGCCTGCCCAACCTGCCGGAGCGGGTGGAGACCAAACCGCTGTACCAGGAGCGCTACACCATCGCCTTCGCCCCCGGCCACCGGTTCGAAGCCATGGACGTGGTGCCGCTGAAGGAACTGGACCGCGAGGATTACCTGAACCGCGTCAATTGCGAATACCCGCAGCATTTCGACGCCCTGGGCATCCCCGACCCTGCCGACGTCCGCGTCTGTTATGAGAGCGAGCGCGAGGACTGGATCCAGGCCATGATCCTGGCCGGCATGGGGTGCGCCATCATGCCGGAATTCCTGCCCATGCTGCCCGGCATCGCCACCCGCCCGGTGGTGGAACCGGAACTGTCCCGTACCGTCAGCCTGGCCACCATCGCCGGCCGCCGCCATTCCCCCGCCTTGAAGGAATTCATCGCCCTGGCCCGCCGCCATGAATGGGGCGGCCACATCTGA
- the ltrA gene encoding group II intron reverse transcriptase/maturase yields MTPSKETRRAEGRGRPEGNPGAEAGARTQSRIAYPPNLARVNAAARRAVHTQFTALLHHVDLAALQRAFHRQRRQASAGVDGMTVAAYEQELEASLLDLHARIHSGRYRPQPVRRVFIPKADGGQRPLGVPTLEDKVVQGAVAELLSAIYEVDFLGFSYGFRPGRNPHKALDALHTALMSQRVNWVLDADIRSFFDSVDHGWLLRMLAHRIADPRILQLIELWLGAGVLESGEWRETDRGTPQGAGISPLLANIFLHYVLDLWVHQWRRRHARGRVVVVRYADDFVMGFESAADAQEMLAALKQRLADFGLSLHDDKTRLIEFGRLPALARRQRGERHPETFAFLGFVHYCGWTRDGRFIVKHKTQSKRLTRKLKALREEAWRLMHGHVPLRGVGAPPPCQAWRPA; encoded by the coding sequence ATGACGCCGTCGAAGGAAACGAGACGCGCCGAGGGAAGGGGCCGGCCCGAAGGGAACCCAGGCGCGGAGGCTGGGGCCCGGACACAGAGCCGGATCGCCTATCCGCCAAACCTCGCCCGGGTGAACGCGGCGGCTCGTCGAGCCGTCCATACCCAGTTCACCGCACTGCTTCACCATGTCGATCTGGCCGCCCTCCAAAGGGCGTTCCATCGACAGCGGCGGCAGGCCAGTGCGGGAGTCGACGGAATGACGGTGGCCGCGTACGAGCAAGAGCTGGAGGCCAGCCTCCTGGACCTGCACGCACGCATCCACTCCGGTCGCTATCGGCCTCAACCGGTGCGGCGGGTGTTCATCCCGAAAGCCGATGGAGGGCAAAGGCCTCTCGGTGTGCCAACCCTGGAGGACAAGGTCGTCCAGGGGGCTGTCGCCGAATTGCTCAGCGCCATCTATGAGGTCGACTTCCTCGGATTCTCTTACGGCTTCCGGCCGGGACGGAACCCACACAAGGCTCTCGATGCGCTTCACACGGCGCTGATGAGCCAACGCGTGAACTGGGTGCTCGATGCCGACATTCGCAGCTTCTTCGACTCCGTTGACCACGGATGGTTGCTGCGCATGCTGGCGCACAGGATCGCCGATCCCCGCATTCTGCAGCTCATCGAGCTGTGGCTGGGCGCCGGTGTCCTGGAGAGCGGCGAATGGCGCGAGACCGACAGGGGAACGCCGCAGGGAGCGGGCATCAGCCCGCTCCTCGCCAACATCTTCCTGCACTACGTCCTCGACCTCTGGGTCCATCAATGGCGGCGGCGCCATGCACGCGGCCGGGTAGTCGTCGTGCGGTACGCCGACGACTTCGTGATGGGTTTTGAATCGGCGGCAGACGCGCAGGAGATGCTTGCTGCGTTGAAGCAGAGACTGGCCGACTTCGGCCTGTCGCTGCACGACGATAAGACGCGGCTGATCGAGTTCGGGCGCCTACCGGCCCTGGCCCGACGGCAACGTGGCGAGCGGCATCCGGAAACCTTCGCCTTCCTCGGGTTCGTCCACTACTGCGGGTGGACCAGGGACGGCCGGTTCATCGTGAAGCACAAGACGCAGAGCAAGCGCCTGACGCGCAAGCTGAAGGCGTTACGCGAGGAGGCCTGGCGGCTGATGCACGGTCACGTCCCACTGCGTGGTGTAGGAGCGCCTCCGCCGTGTCAGGCGTGGAGGCCGGCATAG
- a CDS encoding recombinase family protein — MNKITPDHLARRAYIYVRQSSADQLLHNHESRRRQYGLADRARQLGWTDVVVIDDDLGRSGGGIARPGFERLLGAICEGRVGIVLAIEASRLARNGRDWHTLLEFCGLVDCLLADEDGVYDARLPNDRLVLGMKGTMSEMELSILRQRSLEALRQKARRGELFLTVAVGYVKTRHDRIALNPDQRVREALALVFRKFAEFQSIRQVHLWLRQEQIRLPAVEQTADGPRIAWKLPVYNTIHHLLTNPVYGGAYVFGRTGSRVSVRDGRKHVVRGFRRAQSEWEVLIPEHHEGYISWAEFGRNQALIADNANGKGLMARGSVRRGDALLAGLLRCGHCGRRLHVSYSGTGGYCVRYNCRGAHINHGSERCISFGGLRVDGAVATEVLRFLAPLGIEAALQAIEAREAEGSEARRQTELALTQARYEAELARRQYDAVDPGNRLVAAELERRWNDRLVEVHRLEERIGAFDANPRASFKAQDRARLMALGADIHTLWHHAGATAETRKRILRTVIIEIVARVAADTIHLTIHWQGGDHTSLTVPKNQTGKHRWRTDADTGDLIRTLARQQPDGGIAAILNRAGKRTGKGNSWTEARVRSFRSAHGIAVYREGEIAERGELTLEEAATRLQVSKMTVLRLIAGGAIQANQACKGAPWAIPEAQLSGLNPAYRPVTKNPDQKTFDFQ; from the coding sequence ATGAACAAGATCACCCCTGACCACCTGGCCCGTCGCGCCTACATCTACGTCCGTCAATCCAGTGCCGACCAGCTCCTGCACAACCATGAGAGCCGACGGCGCCAATACGGACTGGCGGATCGTGCCCGCCAACTCGGTTGGACGGATGTGGTGGTGATTGACGATGACCTCGGGCGATCAGGTGGTGGCATCGCGCGTCCCGGGTTCGAGCGGCTGCTGGGGGCGATCTGCGAAGGGCGGGTCGGCATTGTCCTGGCGATCGAAGCGTCGCGGCTCGCCCGCAACGGCCGGGACTGGCACACGCTGTTGGAGTTCTGCGGCCTCGTTGACTGCCTGCTGGCGGACGAGGACGGGGTCTACGACGCGCGGCTTCCGAACGACCGTCTCGTCTTGGGCATGAAGGGCACCATGAGCGAGATGGAGCTTTCCATCCTGCGCCAGCGATCGCTGGAAGCTCTGCGGCAGAAGGCCCGCCGGGGCGAGCTGTTTTTGACCGTGGCGGTCGGCTACGTCAAAACCCGCCATGACCGGATCGCCCTGAATCCGGACCAACGGGTGCGCGAGGCGCTCGCCTTGGTGTTTCGCAAGTTCGCCGAGTTCCAGAGTATCCGGCAGGTCCACCTCTGGCTTCGTCAGGAGCAGATCAGGCTACCGGCTGTCGAACAGACCGCCGACGGCCCCCGCATCGCGTGGAAGCTGCCTGTCTACAACACCATCCACCATCTGCTGACCAATCCCGTCTATGGCGGCGCCTACGTGTTTGGTCGGACCGGCAGCCGGGTCAGCGTGCGGGATGGGCGCAAACATGTCGTGCGCGGCTTCCGTCGCGCCCAGTCGGAATGGGAGGTGTTGATCCCCGAGCATCACGAGGGCTACATCTCGTGGGCGGAGTTCGGAAGGAACCAGGCACTGATCGCCGATAACGCCAACGGCAAAGGGCTTATGGCCCGCGGTTCGGTGCGCCGCGGTGACGCGCTGTTGGCTGGGCTGCTGCGCTGCGGGCACTGTGGTCGACGACTGCACGTCTCCTACAGCGGCACGGGCGGCTATTGTGTGCGTTACAACTGCCGTGGCGCACACATCAATCATGGAAGCGAACGCTGCATCTCGTTTGGCGGCTTGCGGGTCGATGGTGCCGTTGCGACAGAGGTCCTCAGGTTTCTGGCCCCATTGGGCATCGAGGCGGCCTTGCAGGCGATCGAAGCCCGCGAGGCCGAGGGGTCCGAGGCGCGCCGACAGACGGAACTCGCTTTGACCCAGGCCCGCTATGAGGCCGAGTTGGCACGCCGCCAGTATGATGCGGTTGATCCCGGCAACCGTCTCGTGGCGGCCGAGCTTGAGCGTCGGTGGAATGACCGGCTGGTAGAGGTCCACCGGCTGGAGGAACGCATAGGGGCGTTTGACGCCAACCCACGGGCCAGTTTCAAGGCCCAGGACCGTGCCCGCCTGATGGCGCTGGGCGCCGACATCCATACGCTCTGGCATCATGCTGGCGCGACGGCGGAGACGCGCAAGCGTATCCTGCGCACGGTCATCATCGAGATTGTCGCGAGGGTCGCCGCCGACACGATCCACCTCACCATTCACTGGCAGGGAGGCGATCACACCAGTCTGACCGTGCCGAAGAACCAAACCGGCAAACACCGTTGGCGAACCGACGCCGACACCGGTGACCTCATTCGGACCCTGGCACGGCAGCAGCCGGACGGGGGTATCGCCGCGATCCTGAACCGGGCCGGTAAACGTACCGGCAAGGGTAATAGTTGGACCGAAGCGCGGGTGCGCAGCTTCCGCAGCGCCCATGGCATAGCCGTCTACAGGGAGGGCGAGATCGCTGAACGAGGGGAACTGACCTTGGAGGAAGCGGCCACACGCCTACAGGTCAGCAAGATGACGGTGTTGCGTCTGATCGCCGGTGGTGCCATCCAGGCAAACCAGGCGTGTAAGGGAGCGCCTTGGGCGATTCCTGAAGCCCAGCTATCCGGGCTCAATCCGGCTTACCGTCCGGTAACAAAAAATCCGGATCAGAAGACCTTTGATTTCCAATAA
- a CDS encoding DUF5695 domain-containing protein yields MMKRLTDKADGGTRRRDVLAAAGGVGMGLLLNTPARAATGARTIKGAGTAFALRFQNGGLTSLRAAGDAFDTDYIEPGRTLGAVTLAYRRGTAAWQSADTATLSATAIRQVSATECVSDHTITDGQGPALALTLRLKAEGGELSWQVGVRNLTTGPLEVGDLALPLPLHTEFKEGQPATAAVLKHSFVSGHGSFLFWMRSNSAGPYLVMTPERDTALEYWEGREGGKDHPYVPYRVFIHSAARGAEVTAAGGRWRQPHTSLVLAPAGGEGAVRQYGFRFGWATDYQGVRDRLVAQGGVDVEVAQGMTVPTDLTARLALRCLDPITAIEAEFPDRTTVTPLGTRGAYRLYEVRFAKLGENLLTIRQDDGRATGLEFFATEPVETLIKKRAAFIAAHQHRDPAKWYNGLLAEWNMETGTLLGPDNYDRIKGWRIYEVTCDDPGLSKPAYLASKNAEYPVQAEVAALDYYIEHFVWGGLQRTTEEADSYALYGIPDWKTNRDSPDPGPKGQRHYWRPYDYPHITAMYLGLYRVATRYPAIHTRLDAATYLERAYGTALAMFTIPMAVEKWSAYETGFYNEVVIPEVIALLDAAGQAAKAQTLRGHWERKVDFFVNGKPDLFGSEYAFDSTGFESTQALARYAIDHAGRPGFPVTPAAAKRFADTQMAANLFCRGVVEPAYYYLGSDYRAGGGDAFTLTYMAQMGGWAILDHALNDATDPRSGMRLAHTSYLSAWALVNSGTADSGYGYWYPGQANDGASGGGFEPAALGTTWLGQPHHRGSWYYSSESDLGFCGALRMAATLVADDPIFGRFCYGGILEERDGWLAITPRDGLRRRFHARLSRQSLDLELEGARLAAGPSLEWHPTDAQLHLTLDNEAPPSPGATLRLKGLPKGRYQVAGGGVVDVAGEGQTVAVALVGLGGRVEVGRV; encoded by the coding sequence ATGATGAAGCGGTTGACTGACAAGGCCGATGGCGGTACGCGCCGCCGCGATGTGCTGGCCGCCGCCGGCGGTGTGGGCATGGGCCTGTTGCTGAACACCCCCGCCCGGGCCGCGACCGGCGCCCGGACGATCAAGGGGGCCGGCACCGCCTTCGCCTTGCGTTTCCAAAACGGCGGCCTGACCAGCCTGCGCGCGGCGGGTGACGCCTTCGACACCGACTATATCGAACCGGGCCGAACGCTGGGCGCCGTCACCCTGGCCTATCGCCGCGGCACGGCGGCTTGGCAAAGCGCGGACACGGCCACGCTGAGCGCCACCGCCATCCGGCAGGTCAGCGCCACGGAATGCGTGTCCGACCATACGATCACCGACGGTCAGGGGCCGGCGCTGGCCCTGACCCTGCGCCTGAAAGCCGAGGGGGGTGAGCTTTCCTGGCAGGTGGGCGTGCGCAACCTGACCACCGGCCCGCTGGAGGTGGGGGATCTCGCCCTGCCCCTGCCTTTGCACACCGAGTTCAAGGAGGGCCAGCCCGCCACCGCCGCCGTGCTGAAGCACAGCTTCGTCTCCGGCCACGGCTCCTTCCTGTTCTGGATGCGGTCCAACAGCGCCGGGCCCTATCTGGTGATGACGCCGGAGCGCGACACGGCGCTGGAGTATTGGGAGGGGCGTGAGGGCGGCAAGGACCATCCTTATGTCCCCTATCGCGTCTTCATCCATTCCGCCGCCCGGGGGGCGGAGGTGACTGCGGCCGGCGGGCGCTGGCGCCAGCCGCACACCAGCCTGGTCCTGGCGCCGGCCGGCGGTGAAGGCGCCGTCCGCCAATACGGCTTCCGCTTCGGCTGGGCGACCGATTACCAGGGCGTGCGTGACCGGCTGGTGGCCCAGGGCGGGGTGGATGTGGAGGTGGCGCAGGGCATGACCGTGCCCACCGACCTGACCGCGCGCCTGGCCTTGCGTTGCCTGGACCCCATCACCGCCATCGAGGCGGAATTCCCCGACCGCACCACCGTGACGCCCCTGGGTACCCGCGGCGCCTATCGCCTGTATGAGGTGCGGTTCGCCAAGCTGGGCGAGAACCTGCTGACCATCCGCCAGGACGACGGCCGGGCCACCGGGCTGGAGTTCTTCGCGACCGAGCCGGTGGAAACCCTGATCAAGAAGCGCGCGGCCTTCATCGCCGCCCACCAGCACCGCGACCCGGCCAAGTGGTACAATGGCCTGCTGGCCGAATGGAACATGGAGACGGGCACCCTGCTGGGCCCGGACAATTACGACCGGATCAAGGGCTGGCGCATCTATGAGGTCACCTGCGACGACCCGGGCCTGAGCAAACCGGCCTACCTCGCCTCCAAGAACGCCGAATACCCGGTGCAGGCGGAAGTGGCGGCGCTGGATTATTATATCGAGCATTTCGTCTGGGGCGGCCTGCAGCGCACAACTGAGGAGGCCGACAGCTACGCGCTCTATGGCATTCCCGACTGGAAAACCAACCGCGACAGCCCCGACCCCGGCCCCAAGGGCCAGCGCCATTACTGGCGGCCCTACGACTACCCGCACATCACGGCCATGTACCTGGGCCTCTATCGCGTGGCCACCCGTTATCCCGCCATCCACACCCGGCTGGACGCCGCCACATACCTTGAGCGTGCCTACGGCACCGCGCTGGCCATGTTCACCATCCCCATGGCGGTGGAGAAGTGGAGCGCCTATGAGACCGGCTTCTACAATGAGGTGGTGATCCCCGAGGTCATCGCCCTGCTGGACGCGGCCGGCCAGGCGGCCAAGGCCCAGACCCTGCGCGGCCACTGGGAGCGCAAGGTCGACTTCTTCGTCAACGGCAAGCCCGACCTGTTCGGGTCGGAATACGCCTTCGATTCCACCGGCTTCGAATCCACCCAGGCGCTGGCGCGTTATGCCATCGACCATGCCGGGCGGCCGGGCTTCCCGGTCACGCCGGCCGCCGCCAAGCGCTTTGCCGACACCCAGATGGCGGCCAACCTGTTCTGCCGCGGGGTGGTGGAGCCCGCCTATTATTATTTGGGCAGCGACTATCGCGCCGGCGGCGGCGACGCCTTCACCCTGACCTACATGGCGCAGATGGGCGGCTGGGCCATCCTGGACCACGCGCTGAACGACGCCACCGATCCCCGGTCGGGCATGCGCCTGGCCCACACCTCGTACCTGAGCGCCTGGGCCCTGGTGAACAGCGGCACGGCGGACAGCGGCTACGGCTATTGGTACCCCGGCCAGGCCAACGACGGCGCCTCCGGCGGCGGGTTCGAGCCGGCGGCCCTGGGCACCACCTGGCTGGGCCAGCCCCACCATCGCGGCAGCTGGTATTATTCCAGTGAAAGCGACCTGGGCTTCTGCGGCGCCCTGCGCATGGCCGCCACCCTGGTGGCCGACGACCCCATCTTCGGCCGCTTCTGCTACGGCGGCATATTGGAAGAGCGTGACGGCTGGCTGGCCATCACCCCGCGCGACGGCCTGCGCCGCCGCTTCCACGCCCGCCTCAGCCGCCAAAGCCTGGACCTGGAACTGGAGGGCGCCCGCCTGGCCGCCGGCCCCAGCCTGGAATGGCACCCCACGGATGCCCAATTGCACCTGACCCTGGATAATGAGGCGCCGCCCTCCCCCGGCGCCACCCTGCGCCTGAAGGGCCTTCCCAAGGGGCGCTACCAGGTGGCGGGCGGCGGCGTGGTGGACGTGGCCGGCGAGGGGCAGACGGTCGCGGTGGCGCTGGTGGGCTTGGGTGGACGCGTAGAAGTGGGGCGGGTGTGA
- a CDS encoding DoxX family protein gives MTTMRTAALALIRRLEAMPTAFDGLLWRLAAATVFWRSGQTKVTGFHINDSTFDLFRDEYKVPLIPPEVAAVMASITENCGALLLVIGLASRLSASALFGMTLVIEIFVYPESWPDHLLWSAVLLPIVLRGPGALSLDHLIRRLVQGRFA, from the coding sequence ATGACGACCATGCGAACGGCGGCCCTGGCGCTGATACGCCGGCTGGAGGCCATGCCCACGGCGTTCGACGGCCTGCTGTGGCGGCTGGCGGCGGCCACGGTGTTCTGGCGATCGGGCCAGACCAAGGTGACCGGTTTTCACATCAACGACAGCACGTTCGACCTGTTCCGGGATGAGTACAAGGTGCCCCTCATCCCGCCGGAGGTGGCGGCGGTGATGGCCAGCATCACGGAGAATTGCGGCGCCCTGCTGCTGGTCATCGGTCTGGCCTCGCGCCTGTCGGCCAGCGCGCTGTTCGGCATGACCTTGGTGATCGAGATTTTCGTCTATCCCGAAAGCTGGCCGGACCATCTGCTGTGGTCGGCGGTGCTGCTGCCCATCGTGCTGCGCGGGCCCGGCGCCCTGTCGCTGGACCATCTGATCCGCCGTTTGGTCCAAGGGCGCTTCGCATAG